A section of the Humulus lupulus chromosome 2, drHumLupu1.1, whole genome shotgun sequence genome encodes:
- the LOC133818717 gene encoding U11/U12 small nuclear ribonucleoprotein 35 kDa protein: MSGGSNLNSVFYADSYHPIQAGSIDATDVLPHDNAIYRAHLCNSAALYDPFGDPKLLGDPYCTLFVSRLNHQTTEHTLRKAMSKYGRVKNLRLVRHIVTGASRGYAFVEFETERDMRRAFKDAHHSIIDDSEIIVDYNRQQLMPGWIPRRLGGGLGGKKESGQLRFGGRERPFRAPLRPIPYDDLKRLGIPPPPEGKYMSRYQVPSPPRRERNIADREEVSHKSRSEDRDGQLSKSSPVNREEQYHKRRSMDREKRSRRDSEERGKYYVERTSMDRLDYSSRSVERDEHHYNRKSIDKDVSHKRSYNNREEQRSHKRHKSHQSERSTGS; encoded by the exons ATGAGCGGGGGGAGTAACTTAAACTCAGTGTTCTACGCTGACTCATATCATCCCATCCAAGCCGGAAGCATAGACGCCACCGATGTCCTTCCTCACGACAACGCTATATATAGAGCCCATCTCTGCAACTCTGCTGCTCTTT ATGACCCCTTCGGCGATCCCAAGCTCCTTGGAGACCCTTACTGCACTCTCTTTGTTTCTCGCCTCAATCACCAGACCACCGAACATACTCTTCgcaag GCTATGAGCAAGTATGGCCGGGTGAAGAATTTGCGCTTGGTTAGGCACATTg TAACTGGTGCCTCACGTGGTTATGCTTTTGTTGAGTTTGAAACAGAAAGAGATATGCGCCGCGCATTCAAG GATGCTCACCATTCAATTATTGATGATTCTGAAATTATAGTTGATTACAACAGACAGCAGTTGATGCCAGGCTGGATTCCGCGAAGGTTAG GAGGAGGACTTGGTGGTAAGAAGGAATCAGGACAGCTTCGTTTTGGAGGACGAGAGAGACCATTTCGTGCTCCCCT GCGACCAATCCCGTATGATGATTTAAAAAGACTGGGTATTCCACCTCCACCTGAAGGAAAATACATGTCACGGTATCAG GTCCCATCTCCACCTAGAAGAGAAAGGAACATAGCTGACAGAGAAGAAGTATCTCATAAGAGTAGGTCCGAAGATAGGGATGGACAACTTAGCAAAAGCAGTCCTGTGAATAGGGAAGAGCAATATCATAAGAGGAGATCTATGGACCGGGAAAAGCGCTCTCGTAGGGACTCTGAGGAGAGAGGTAAATACTATGTTGAAAGGACTTCTATGGACAGGCTTGATTATTCCTCGCGTTCTGTAGAAAGAGATGAACACCATTACAATAGGAAGTCTATAGATAAAGATGTCTCTCACAAGAGAAGCTACAATAATAGGGAGGAACAGCGCTCTCACAAACGACACAAATCCCACCAGAGTGAGAGATCTACTGGTTCATAA
- the LOC133818718 gene encoding uncharacterized protein LOC133818718, which yields MEELKVQYRHYYWKFGASPFRRNDVVEQENQERESAAVEDEDNNGSGGTLKNRRRCSFVGCKLMAMALTSFCHLHILYDSKQQLYKPCNYVIKSAQAGPITCGKPILRSSAPSLCFVHFQKAQKHVTMTLKKAGLNVSSSSKLAPKFHIIVAEHVRQIQAKRRALQNANRSKAKVKEETAS from the exons ATGGAGGAGCTCAAGGTCCAGTACCGCCACTACTACTGGAAGTTCGGGGCCAGCCCCTTCAGAAGAAACGATGTTGTTGAGCAAGAAAATCAGGAGAGAGAAAGTGCGGCAGTTGAAGACGAAGACAACAATGGTAGCGGGGGTACTTTGAAGAATCGTCGGCGATGTTCTTTCGTAGGGTGTAAATTGATGGCAATGGCGTTGACGAGCTTCTGCCATCTCCATATTCTTTATGATTCCAAGCAACAACTTTACAAGCCTTGCAATTATGTCATCAAGAG CGCTCAGGCTGGACCTATAACATGTGGGAAGCCAATTCTGAGATCCAGTGCTCCATCTCTCTGTTTTGTTCACTTTCAAAAAGCTCAAAAACATGTCACCATGACATTGAAGAAGGCTGGCCTTAATGTTTCATCGTCAAGTAAGCTTGCACCTAAGTTCCATATAATAGTGGCTGAACACGTGCGCCAAATTCAAGCCAAAAGAAGAGCTTTACAAAATGCAAACAGAAGCAAAGCCAAAGTGAAGGAAGAGACTGCGAGCTGA